One Oculatellaceae cyanobacterium genomic region harbors:
- a CDS encoding alanine--glyoxylate aminotransferase family protein, with translation MNPTISINDTHQLQLAPLKIPTRLLLGPGPANAHPAVLEAMNTSPVGHLDPAFLGLMDEIQSLLRYVWQTDNQLTIAVSGTGSAAMEATIANATEPGDVVLVGVAGYFGNRLVDMAGRYGADVRTITKPWGQVFSLDELRTALETHRPAILALVHAETSTGARQPLEGVGELCREFNCLLLVDTVTSLGGVPIFLDEWGVDLAYSCSQKGLGCPPGASPFTMSPRAMEKLQKRPAKVANWYLDMNLLSKYWGTERVYHHTAPINLYYALREGLRLIAEEGLASYWQRHQKNVEYLWQELENIGLTMHVEREFRLPTLTTVCIPEGVDGKAIARQLLNEYNIEVGGGLGELAGKVWRVGLMGFNSRPESVDQLIAALRQVLGK, from the coding sequence AACTTGCACCTTTAAAAATACCCACTCGTCTACTGCTAGGGCCAGGGCCTGCAAATGCTCATCCTGCCGTCCTTGAAGCGATGAATACCTCTCCCGTAGGTCATCTCGATCCGGCATTCCTGGGATTAATGGATGAGATTCAAAGTTTGCTACGTTATGTTTGGCAGACCGATAACCAATTAACTATTGCCGTTAGTGGAACCGGATCAGCCGCAATGGAAGCAACCATTGCTAATGCGACTGAACCAGGCGACGTTGTTTTAGTAGGCGTAGCAGGATACTTCGGCAACCGTTTGGTTGATATGGCGGGTAGATATGGCGCTGATGTCCGCACTATTACTAAACCTTGGGGGCAAGTTTTTTCATTAGATGAACTGCGTACCGCCCTAGAAACTCATCGTCCAGCAATTCTAGCTTTAGTTCATGCTGAAACCTCCACAGGGGCGCGTCAACCTTTAGAAGGTGTAGGTGAGTTGTGCCGTGAATTCAACTGTTTATTGCTAGTTGATACTGTGACAAGTTTGGGTGGTGTACCAATTTTCTTAGATGAATGGGGGGTTGACTTAGCTTATAGCTGTAGCCAAAAAGGTTTAGGTTGTCCTCCTGGTGCTTCTCCGTTTACCATGAGCCCCCGTGCAATGGAAAAATTGCAAAAACGCCCCGCTAAAGTGGCTAACTGGTATCTGGATATGAATTTATTAAGTAAGTACTGGGGTACTGAGCGGGTTTATCATCATACTGCACCGATCAACTTGTACTATGCTTTACGAGAAGGATTGCGTTTGATTGCAGAAGAAGGATTAGCAAGTTACTGGCAGCGTCATCAAAAGAATGTCGAATACCTCTGGCAAGAACTAGAAAACATCGGACTTACGATGCACGTAGAGCGAGAATTTCGCTTGCCAACTTTAACCACTGTGTGCATTCCAGAAGGTGTAGATGGTAAAGCGATCGCACGTCAGTTGCTCAATGAATACAATATTGAAGTTGGCGGGGGTTTAGGCGAACTTGCAGGTAAGGTTTGGCGCGTTGGTTTAATGGGTTTTAATAGCCGTCCAGAAAGCGTAGATCAACTTATAGCAGCATTACGTCAAGTTTTAGGGAAATAA
- a CDS encoding orange carotenoid protein N-terminal domain-containing protein — MAANENSGKYQALSDDTQQVVAAFEGLGTDEKLALLYFIYKEMGKSITQAAPAATDPQLAPKLLGDYLQLSNEQQLAIMREIVNREHTEYSHAYGVLKENNQLMVWFAWAQAMGHTVVDMPSGYENSEPSNDVLNRIKALDFEGQISVLRTIASNMGYTDIKAIPTQAETGKTSSF, encoded by the coding sequence ATGGCAGCAAACGAAAACTCTGGAAAATATCAAGCTTTGTCAGATGATACCCAACAAGTAGTTGCAGCTTTTGAAGGGTTAGGAACTGATGAAAAACTAGCTTTACTGTATTTTATTTATAAAGAAATGGGTAAATCAATTACCCAAGCTGCACCAGCCGCAACAGATCCCCAACTGGCACCCAAGCTGTTAGGAGATTATTTGCAGCTATCAAATGAACAGCAACTTGCGATCATGCGGGAAATTGTTAATCGGGAGCATACAGAGTATTCTCATGCTTATGGCGTACTAAAAGAAAATAATCAATTGATGGTTTGGTTCGCTTGGGCGCAAGCAATGGGACATACAGTAGTAGATATGCCTAGCGGTTATGAAAACTCGGAACCTAGTAACGATGTTTTAAACCGCATTAAAGCTCTTGATTTTGAAGGGCAAATTTCGGTGTTGCGTACCATTGCTAGTAACATGGGCTACACTGACATAAAAGCAATTCCTACTCAAGCAGAAACTGGCAAAACTTCAAGCTTTTAA
- a CDS encoding ABC transporter permease, producing MATTTLVANKLRSSLTMLGIIIGNASVIAMVGIGQGTQKLATEQFQSLGTNVLFIVPGNQDAQRNRGDIPKTLVLADAQAIANLVPSISEVAPQIQTRQPVTYSNKNTNTQIIGATPEFLAVRSFDIATGRFISELDLQQSNQVVVLGSDLASKLFGDRNPIGERIRIKNISFSVIGVTLPKGSSFGNNQDDTAFIPLTTVANRIVGRTSPYGVEISFISVSAKNAESLGAAEFQITNLLRLRHKIISEDDFTVRNQKDALQIANTVTGALTMMLAAIAGISLLVGGIGVMNIMLVSVTERTQEIGLRKAIGATQGDILFQFLIEAIILSAVGGIVGTLLGIGSISLISLLTPLKAAVSPVVVIVAVSVSGGIGLFFGVVPARRAAKLDPIVALRSA from the coding sequence ATGGCAACTACAACGTTAGTTGCTAATAAACTACGCAGTAGCTTAACCATGTTGGGCATTATCATTGGCAATGCTTCTGTTATTGCTATGGTAGGAATAGGACAAGGAACCCAAAAATTAGCAACTGAGCAGTTTCAGTCACTTGGAACTAATGTTTTATTTATTGTTCCAGGTAATCAGGATGCTCAAAGAAATCGGGGTGATATACCAAAAACATTGGTGTTGGCAGATGCACAAGCGATCGCTAATTTAGTTCCTTCTATTTCTGAAGTTGCTCCCCAAATTCAAACCAGACAACCAGTTACTTATAGCAACAAAAATACCAATACTCAAATTATTGGTGCTACTCCAGAATTTCTTGCAGTCCGTAGCTTTGATATTGCTACAGGAAGATTTATTTCAGAATTAGATTTGCAGCAAAGTAATCAAGTAGTTGTTTTGGGTTCAGATCTAGCTAGTAAACTTTTTGGCGATCGCAACCCGATTGGTGAAAGAATTAGAATTAAAAATATTAGCTTTTCAGTAATTGGGGTAACGCTACCGAAAGGTTCTTCTTTTGGCAATAACCAAGATGATACTGCTTTTATTCCCCTGACGACAGTGGCTAATAGAATTGTTGGTAGAACATCTCCTTACGGGGTGGAGATTTCATTTATCTCTGTATCTGCTAAGAATGCCGAAAGTTTGGGCGCGGCTGAATTTCAGATTACTAACTTGCTCAGGTTACGTCATAAAATTATTAGTGAGGATGATTTCACGGTTAGAAACCAAAAAGATGCTTTACAGATAGCTAATACTGTTACTGGGGCATTAACAATGATGTTAGCTGCGATCGCTGGCATATCTTTGTTAGTCGGTGGTATTGGTGTTATGAATATTATGCTAGTTTCTGTCACCGAACGCACTCAAGAAATTGGACTGCGTAAAGCTATTGGCGCAACACAAGGAGATATTTTATTTCAGTTTTTGATTGAAGCAATTATTCTATCAGCCGTAGGTGGTATAGTTGGTACTTTATTAGGTATCGGTAGCATCTCTCTGATTAGCTTATTAACTCCTTTAAAAGCGGCAGTTTCACCAGTAGTAGTTATTGTTGCTGTCAGCGTTTCTGGTGGGATTGGGTTATTTTTTGGGGTTGTTCCTGCTAGACGTGCAGCTAAATTAGATCCAATTGTGGCATTGAGAAGCGCGTAA
- a CDS encoding ABC transporter ATP-binding protein, translating into MNHQYFDEVIDKNSFVPTKPVIVNLENIAKVYGVGDLEVRALNSVSLTIEQGEYCSIMGASGSGKSTAMNIIGCLDKPTAGHYYLDRVDVSQLADDELAKIRNLKLGFVFQQFHLLPQLTALENVMLPMVYAGIKSAERRDRAVAALTRVGLQNRLHNKPNQLSGGQQQRVAIARAIVNKPVLLLADEPTGALDSRTTQEVMEIFTELNNSGITIIMVTHEPEVARMTRRIVWFRDGQVIHSHLTPEELNSVAIGT; encoded by the coding sequence ATGAATCACCAATATTTTGACGAAGTTATTGATAAAAACTCCTTTGTGCCAACTAAACCAGTAATTGTAAACTTAGAAAATATTGCTAAGGTTTATGGTGTTGGTGATCTTGAAGTTCGCGCCCTTAATAGCGTTAGTTTAACAATAGAACAAGGCGAATATTGTTCCATTATGGGTGCATCTGGTTCGGGTAAGTCTACAGCGATGAATATTATCGGTTGCTTAGATAAACCTACTGCGGGTCATTATTATTTAGATCGCGTGGATGTTTCCCAATTAGCTGATGATGAATTAGCTAAAATCCGTAATCTTAAACTAGGGTTTGTATTTCAACAATTCCACCTATTACCGCAACTAACAGCACTAGAAAATGTGATGTTACCAATGGTATATGCGGGGATTAAAAGTGCAGAAAGACGCGATCGCGCGGTGGCTGCTTTAACTCGCGTTGGCTTACAAAATCGCTTGCATAACAAACCAAATCAACTATCTGGCGGACAACAACAACGAGTTGCGATCGCGCGTGCAATTGTCAACAAACCTGTATTGTTATTAGCAGATGAACCCACTGGCGCACTAGATTCACGCACAACTCAAGAAGTTATGGAAATTTTTACCGAATTAAACAATAGTGGTATTACAATTATTATGGTTACACATGAACCAGAAGTAGCGCGTATGACTCGCCGGATTGTTTGGTTTCGAGATGGTCAGGTAATCCATTCCCACCTTACCCCAGAAGAGCTAAATTCTGTAGCTATTGGTACTTAA
- a CDS encoding VOC family protein, whose translation MSDLGLTHIALTVSNIDKSIAFYAKYAQMQVVHYRVDPHSHRDVAWISDLTRPFVIVLIKVPEVNNQLLPISHLGVACESHEKVDQLCEQAKSEGVLIAGPNDSGQPVGYWAFLRDPDGHTLEISYGQEVSFTVENSTAKHSSSMPT comes from the coding sequence ATGTCCGATCTTGGTTTGACCCACATTGCATTAACAGTCAGTAACATTGATAAAAGCATCGCTTTTTATGCCAAATATGCTCAGATGCAGGTGGTACATTACCGTGTTGATCCACATTCTCACAGAGATGTTGCATGGATCAGCGATCTTACTCGCCCATTCGTGATAGTGCTGATTAAAGTACCCGAAGTCAACAATCAACTATTACCAATATCCCATCTTGGTGTAGCTTGCGAAAGCCATGAAAAAGTCGATCAACTTTGTGAACAAGCTAAGTCTGAAGGTGTGTTAATTGCAGGGCCAAATGATTCAGGGCAACCAGTGGGATACTGGGCTTTTTTACGCGATCCAGACGGACATACGCTAGAGATTTCTTATGGTCAAGAAGTAAGTTTTACAGTGGAAAATTCCACTGCCAAACATTCTTCTTCTATGCCTACTTAA